A stretch of the Nicotiana tabacum cultivar K326 chromosome 6, ASM71507v2, whole genome shotgun sequence genome encodes the following:
- the LOC107829716 gene encoding putative beta-1,3-galactosyltransferase 8 isoform X1, with protein MREMNPQFNAESKNTGKAAANNRVLLAKEKKLNSSGRVWVPVSTLWPWELNKLGNSKMRSGKFPVSGKSILVLCIASFLAGSIFSSRIWTQPNSEMNNDLVIPSIFNHEKLRTISRECDPKRKLAESNSRDIMGEVKKTHQAIQSLDKSISTLENELAIARTRQTISQNAKENRASNHTTPNKAFIVVGINTAFSSRKRRDSLRETWMPKGDKLRKLEKEKGIVIRFVIGHSATRGGVLDRAIDSEDAQYEDFLRLEHVEGYHELSTKTRLYFSKAVSIWDADFYVKVDDDVHLNLGMLASTLAKYKSKPRVYIGCMKSGPVLSQKGLRYHEPEYWKFGEEGNKYFRHATGQIYGISRDLASYISINSGILHRYANEDVSLGSWLIGLEVEHVDERSMCCGTPPDCEWKAKGGNMCVASFDWPCSGICKSVERMKDVHHSCGEGDAALWNVPLS; from the exons ATGAGAGAAATGAATCCTCAATTCAATGCAGAAAGTAAG AATACTGGAAAAGCAGCAGCAAACAATAGGGTGCTGCTGGCGAAGGAAAAGAAGCTAAATAGCAGTGGCCGAGTTTGGGTTCCGGTGTCAACATTGTGGCCGTGGGAGCTCAACAAACTGGGAAATTCAAAAATGAGATCAGGGAAATTCCCGGTTTCTGGAAAATCCATATTAGTGTTATGCATTGCAAGCTTTCTGGCTGGATCAATCTTTAGTAGCCGAATATGGACTCAACCTAATTCTGAAATGAATAATGATCTTGTGATCCCCAGCATTTTCAACCATGAGAAGCTTAGAACTATTTCACGTGAATGTGATCCCAAGCGT AAATTAGCCGAAAGCAATTCAAGAGACATCATGGGAGAAGTTAAGAAAACTCATCAAGCTATTCA ATCACTTGATAAAAGTATATCAACATTGGAGAATGAACTAGCAATAGCTCGGACAAGGCAAACAATCAGTCAAAACGCAAAGGAAAACAGAGCTTCAAATCACACCACACCGAATAAAGCATTCATCGTGGTGGGAATTAATACCGCATTCAGCAGCAGAAAAAGACGCGATTCTCTTAGAGAAACTTGGATGCCTAAAG GGGATAAGCTAAGGAAGCTAGAGAAAGAGAAGGGAATCGTGATACGGTTTGTGATAGGACACAGTGCTACACGAGGAGGAGTTCTTGATCGTGCCATTGACAGTGAGGATGCTCAGTACGAGGATTTCCTTCGACTTGAACACGTTGAGGGTTATCATGAACTGTCCACCAAGACAAGATTGTATTTCTCTAAAGCTGTCTCCATTTGGGACGCTGACTTCTACGTTAAAGTGGACGATGATGTCCATCTCAACTTAG GTATGCTTGCTAGCACATTAGCAAAATACAAATCCAAACCAAGAGTCTACATTGGGTGCATGAAGTCAGGGCCAGTTCTTTCCCAAAA AGGATTAAGGTATCATGAGCCTGAGTATTGGAAATTTGGAGAAGAAGGGAACAAGTATTTCCGGCATGCCACAGGTCAAATATATGGCATCTCTAGAGACCTTGCTTCTTACATCTCCATCAACTC GGGGATATTACATAGATATGCAAATGAAGACGTATCATTGGGATCATGGTTAATTGGATTGGAAGTGGAGCATGTGGATGAGCGTTCAATGTGCTGTGGAACACCTCCAGATTGTGAGTGGAAGGCCAAAGGAGGGAATATGTGTGTGGCATCATTTGATTGGCCATGCAGTGGGATATGCAAGTCGGTAGAGAGGATGAAAGATGTGCACCATTCATGCGGCGAAGGTGATGCAGCTCTTTGGAATGTTCCTCTCTCATGA
- the LOC107829716 gene encoding putative beta-1,3-galactosyltransferase 8 isoform X3, producing MQKNTGKAAANNRVLLAKEKKLNSSGRVWVPVSTLWPWELNKLGNSKMRSGKFPVSGKSILVLCIASFLAGSIFSSRIWTQPNSEMNNDLVIPSIFNHEKLRTISRECDPKRKLAESNSRDIMGEVKKTHQAIQSLDKSISTLENELAIARTRQTISQNAKENRASNHTTPNKAFIVVGINTAFSSRKRRDSLRETWMPKGDKLRKLEKEKGIVIRFVIGHSATRGGVLDRAIDSEDAQYEDFLRLEHVEGYHELSTKTRLYFSKAVSIWDADFYVKVDDDVHLNLGMLASTLAKYKSKPRVYIGCMKSGPVLSQKGLRYHEPEYWKFGEEGNKYFRHATGQIYGISRDLASYISINSGILHRYANEDVSLGSWLIGLEVEHVDERSMCCGTPPDCEWKAKGGNMCVASFDWPCSGICKSVERMKDVHHSCGEGDAALWNVPLS from the exons ATGCAGAAA AATACTGGAAAAGCAGCAGCAAACAATAGGGTGCTGCTGGCGAAGGAAAAGAAGCTAAATAGCAGTGGCCGAGTTTGGGTTCCGGTGTCAACATTGTGGCCGTGGGAGCTCAACAAACTGGGAAATTCAAAAATGAGATCAGGGAAATTCCCGGTTTCTGGAAAATCCATATTAGTGTTATGCATTGCAAGCTTTCTGGCTGGATCAATCTTTAGTAGCCGAATATGGACTCAACCTAATTCTGAAATGAATAATGATCTTGTGATCCCCAGCATTTTCAACCATGAGAAGCTTAGAACTATTTCACGTGAATGTGATCCCAAGCGT AAATTAGCCGAAAGCAATTCAAGAGACATCATGGGAGAAGTTAAGAAAACTCATCAAGCTATTCA ATCACTTGATAAAAGTATATCAACATTGGAGAATGAACTAGCAATAGCTCGGACAAGGCAAACAATCAGTCAAAACGCAAAGGAAAACAGAGCTTCAAATCACACCACACCGAATAAAGCATTCATCGTGGTGGGAATTAATACCGCATTCAGCAGCAGAAAAAGACGCGATTCTCTTAGAGAAACTTGGATGCCTAAAG GGGATAAGCTAAGGAAGCTAGAGAAAGAGAAGGGAATCGTGATACGGTTTGTGATAGGACACAGTGCTACACGAGGAGGAGTTCTTGATCGTGCCATTGACAGTGAGGATGCTCAGTACGAGGATTTCCTTCGACTTGAACACGTTGAGGGTTATCATGAACTGTCCACCAAGACAAGATTGTATTTCTCTAAAGCTGTCTCCATTTGGGACGCTGACTTCTACGTTAAAGTGGACGATGATGTCCATCTCAACTTAG GTATGCTTGCTAGCACATTAGCAAAATACAAATCCAAACCAAGAGTCTACATTGGGTGCATGAAGTCAGGGCCAGTTCTTTCCCAAAA AGGATTAAGGTATCATGAGCCTGAGTATTGGAAATTTGGAGAAGAAGGGAACAAGTATTTCCGGCATGCCACAGGTCAAATATATGGCATCTCTAGAGACCTTGCTTCTTACATCTCCATCAACTC GGGGATATTACATAGATATGCAAATGAAGACGTATCATTGGGATCATGGTTAATTGGATTGGAAGTGGAGCATGTGGATGAGCGTTCAATGTGCTGTGGAACACCTCCAGATTGTGAGTGGAAGGCCAAAGGAGGGAATATGTGTGTGGCATCATTTGATTGGCCATGCAGTGGGATATGCAAGTCGGTAGAGAGGATGAAAGATGTGCACCATTCATGCGGCGAAGGTGATGCAGCTCTTTGGAATGTTCCTCTCTCATGA
- the LOC107829716 gene encoding putative beta-1,3-galactosyltransferase 8 isoform X2: MLFFMKNTGKAAANNRVLLAKEKKLNSSGRVWVPVSTLWPWELNKLGNSKMRSGKFPVSGKSILVLCIASFLAGSIFSSRIWTQPNSEMNNDLVIPSIFNHEKLRTISRECDPKRKLAESNSRDIMGEVKKTHQAIQSLDKSISTLENELAIARTRQTISQNAKENRASNHTTPNKAFIVVGINTAFSSRKRRDSLRETWMPKGDKLRKLEKEKGIVIRFVIGHSATRGGVLDRAIDSEDAQYEDFLRLEHVEGYHELSTKTRLYFSKAVSIWDADFYVKVDDDVHLNLGMLASTLAKYKSKPRVYIGCMKSGPVLSQKGLRYHEPEYWKFGEEGNKYFRHATGQIYGISRDLASYISINSGILHRYANEDVSLGSWLIGLEVEHVDERSMCCGTPPDCEWKAKGGNMCVASFDWPCSGICKSVERMKDVHHSCGEGDAALWNVPLS; the protein is encoded by the exons ATGTTGTTCTTCATGAAGAATACTGGAAAAGCAGCAGCAAACAATAGGGTGCTGCTGGCGAAGGAAAAGAAGCTAAATAGCAGTGGCCGAGTTTGGGTTCCGGTGTCAACATTGTGGCCGTGGGAGCTCAACAAACTGGGAAATTCAAAAATGAGATCAGGGAAATTCCCGGTTTCTGGAAAATCCATATTAGTGTTATGCATTGCAAGCTTTCTGGCTGGATCAATCTTTAGTAGCCGAATATGGACTCAACCTAATTCTGAAATGAATAATGATCTTGTGATCCCCAGCATTTTCAACCATGAGAAGCTTAGAACTATTTCACGTGAATGTGATCCCAAGCGT AAATTAGCCGAAAGCAATTCAAGAGACATCATGGGAGAAGTTAAGAAAACTCATCAAGCTATTCA ATCACTTGATAAAAGTATATCAACATTGGAGAATGAACTAGCAATAGCTCGGACAAGGCAAACAATCAGTCAAAACGCAAAGGAAAACAGAGCTTCAAATCACACCACACCGAATAAAGCATTCATCGTGGTGGGAATTAATACCGCATTCAGCAGCAGAAAAAGACGCGATTCTCTTAGAGAAACTTGGATGCCTAAAG GGGATAAGCTAAGGAAGCTAGAGAAAGAGAAGGGAATCGTGATACGGTTTGTGATAGGACACAGTGCTACACGAGGAGGAGTTCTTGATCGTGCCATTGACAGTGAGGATGCTCAGTACGAGGATTTCCTTCGACTTGAACACGTTGAGGGTTATCATGAACTGTCCACCAAGACAAGATTGTATTTCTCTAAAGCTGTCTCCATTTGGGACGCTGACTTCTACGTTAAAGTGGACGATGATGTCCATCTCAACTTAG GTATGCTTGCTAGCACATTAGCAAAATACAAATCCAAACCAAGAGTCTACATTGGGTGCATGAAGTCAGGGCCAGTTCTTTCCCAAAA AGGATTAAGGTATCATGAGCCTGAGTATTGGAAATTTGGAGAAGAAGGGAACAAGTATTTCCGGCATGCCACAGGTCAAATATATGGCATCTCTAGAGACCTTGCTTCTTACATCTCCATCAACTC GGGGATATTACATAGATATGCAAATGAAGACGTATCATTGGGATCATGGTTAATTGGATTGGAAGTGGAGCATGTGGATGAGCGTTCAATGTGCTGTGGAACACCTCCAGATTGTGAGTGGAAGGCCAAAGGAGGGAATATGTGTGTGGCATCATTTGATTGGCCATGCAGTGGGATATGCAAGTCGGTAGAGAGGATGAAAGATGTGCACCATTCATGCGGCGAAGGTGATGCAGCTCTTTGGAATGTTCCTCTCTCATGA
- the LOC107829716 gene encoding putative beta-1,3-galactosyltransferase 8 isoform X4, whose translation MRSGKFPVSGKSILVLCIASFLAGSIFSSRIWTQPNSEMNNDLVIPSIFNHEKLRTISRECDPKRKLAESNSRDIMGEVKKTHQAIQSLDKSISTLENELAIARTRQTISQNAKENRASNHTTPNKAFIVVGINTAFSSRKRRDSLRETWMPKGDKLRKLEKEKGIVIRFVIGHSATRGGVLDRAIDSEDAQYEDFLRLEHVEGYHELSTKTRLYFSKAVSIWDADFYVKVDDDVHLNLGMLASTLAKYKSKPRVYIGCMKSGPVLSQKGLRYHEPEYWKFGEEGNKYFRHATGQIYGISRDLASYISINSGILHRYANEDVSLGSWLIGLEVEHVDERSMCCGTPPDCEWKAKGGNMCVASFDWPCSGICKSVERMKDVHHSCGEGDAALWNVPLS comes from the exons ATGAGATCAGGGAAATTCCCGGTTTCTGGAAAATCCATATTAGTGTTATGCATTGCAAGCTTTCTGGCTGGATCAATCTTTAGTAGCCGAATATGGACTCAACCTAATTCTGAAATGAATAATGATCTTGTGATCCCCAGCATTTTCAACCATGAGAAGCTTAGAACTATTTCACGTGAATGTGATCCCAAGCGT AAATTAGCCGAAAGCAATTCAAGAGACATCATGGGAGAAGTTAAGAAAACTCATCAAGCTATTCA ATCACTTGATAAAAGTATATCAACATTGGAGAATGAACTAGCAATAGCTCGGACAAGGCAAACAATCAGTCAAAACGCAAAGGAAAACAGAGCTTCAAATCACACCACACCGAATAAAGCATTCATCGTGGTGGGAATTAATACCGCATTCAGCAGCAGAAAAAGACGCGATTCTCTTAGAGAAACTTGGATGCCTAAAG GGGATAAGCTAAGGAAGCTAGAGAAAGAGAAGGGAATCGTGATACGGTTTGTGATAGGACACAGTGCTACACGAGGAGGAGTTCTTGATCGTGCCATTGACAGTGAGGATGCTCAGTACGAGGATTTCCTTCGACTTGAACACGTTGAGGGTTATCATGAACTGTCCACCAAGACAAGATTGTATTTCTCTAAAGCTGTCTCCATTTGGGACGCTGACTTCTACGTTAAAGTGGACGATGATGTCCATCTCAACTTAG GTATGCTTGCTAGCACATTAGCAAAATACAAATCCAAACCAAGAGTCTACATTGGGTGCATGAAGTCAGGGCCAGTTCTTTCCCAAAA AGGATTAAGGTATCATGAGCCTGAGTATTGGAAATTTGGAGAAGAAGGGAACAAGTATTTCCGGCATGCCACAGGTCAAATATATGGCATCTCTAGAGACCTTGCTTCTTACATCTCCATCAACTC GGGGATATTACATAGATATGCAAATGAAGACGTATCATTGGGATCATGGTTAATTGGATTGGAAGTGGAGCATGTGGATGAGCGTTCAATGTGCTGTGGAACACCTCCAGATTGTGAGTGGAAGGCCAAAGGAGGGAATATGTGTGTGGCATCATTTGATTGGCCATGCAGTGGGATATGCAAGTCGGTAGAGAGGATGAAAGATGTGCACCATTCATGCGGCGAAGGTGATGCAGCTCTTTGGAATGTTCCTCTCTCATGA